The genomic interval tgttattgtatCTGTGGATGGGCAGGAAGAGCAACACGCCAACACATCAGCCAATTATGATGTTGAACTGCTGCACCACAGAGATGCTCACCTGGAGTTCTTTAAAAGTGGTAAGTACAAAagttaaaagatgaaaaaaataaatcaaaattttagAGGGCCATTATGAAATTTACTGATCAGACAGAACTGCACAAATAAAGTGGATTTGAGGCAAATTAGTGGAGTAAAAATAGTTCTCAACATAATTTAtcaatttactttaattaacatttcagatgttgtctttgtgttgtgcAGGGGACTTGCATATGGCAGGCACCAGCACTCGAGAAAATGGACTCAAAGAGACAGTAACACTGAAATGGTGCACACCACGAACCAACAGCATAGGTGGGAATGGTCAGCTTAACTtcctatttattatttatgtcaaAGTTTATCAAGTGActctttttgtaaaatatgtgtggtttggttaaaatgtttttcttttttaaatctcagaGCTGCATTACTGTACAGGAGCTTATCGCATCTCCCCCACAGATGTTAACAGTCGTCCATCGTCATGTTTGACAAACTTTCTCCTTAATGGTGAGCTGCACTTTAATTCATAATAACACtgataaacacttttttaaaatctgatatttATTCATCCTAAATGTCTTGATTGTTCGTATGTTTATATGACGTTTCACAGGTCGATCGGTGCTGCTGGAGCAACCAAGGAAGTCTGGGTCAAAGGTCATCAGCCACATGCTCAGCAGCCATGGTGGTGAGATCTTTCTGCATGTGCTCAACAGCAATCGCTCCACTCTTGAAGACCCACCCTCTATAAGCGAGGGCTGCGGAGGCCGAGTGACAGACTACCGCATCACAGTAAGTTTAGCTCATATAAACTATGTTGGAAAATTTGTCATATTGCTTGTGACAGTGAtgggtatttttgtgtttccttaGGATTTCGGTGAATTCATGAGGGAGAACCGCCTGACTCCAGTTTCAGAATCCTCCCATGATTCCTCCGAGAAGCTACCGGTTGATAGGGCCAAAGCTCAGCTGGAACGACACACTCGATATTGGCCCATGATCATCTCCCAGACCACCATTTTCAACATGCAGGCAGTGAGCAACATTCACATAACTTCATTCACATTTACAGCTGTCCAAGATTTCTGTccttttaaaagatgttttcacATCCAAAACATTCAGTTCGTTGTTAACTGACTATAACATCTGAACACATCTAAGAATGTTTTCTATGTTAGTCCACATCACCGTCCTTCACCTTAATTTTTAGGCTTTTTTGTGGTCATGTTTTTCCTCAACTAGGTGGTTCCTCTAGCTAACCTGATAGTAAAGGAGACTCTAACTGAGGAGGATGTGTTGACCTGCCAGAAGACAGTGTACAACCTTGTGGACATGGAGAGGAAGAATGACCCTCTTCCTATCTCCACTGTGGGATCCAGAGGCAAAGGCCCAAAGAggtatttctttctcttctttatcTTCCAACCTGTGTTGTGAACATCAATATTACCCTCACTACTATTTctgcactgttttttgtttttttgttttttttttcttttcttttcttttcttttcagggATGAACAGTATCGTATCATGTGGAATGAGCTGGAAACATTAGTAAAAACTCATGCCGGAGCCACCGACAGACACCAGCGAGTTCTGGACTGCATTATCGCCTGTCGCAGCAAACCtccagaggaggaagagaggaagaagagagggaggaagagggaggataAGGAAGAcaggacagagaaaaatggTAGCAAGGACACAGATGACAAAAGCTGGCAGGACTCAGAGAGGTGAGTATTGCTTGGATGGCAATAGTGAATTAATTATAGTTTGAGGCCACAAATATGTTCTTTCTGGGTACTTGATCCAGGTCAtttcaaatttgaatttaaaggcTTAAAGGTTTACTGGATAAAGAAGATCACGAGTCAGAGGTGATAAAGGATTCCCCCGACTCTCCAGAGCCGCTCAATAAGAAGCCTCGTCTATCCACAGAGGAGGTTCATCCCCCAGAGAGAGCAAAAGGTACCAAACCTCCCcatacttaataataataataataataataataataataaccataataatattaataataatattcttacttaataagaataataatcaTCCCCGGAGGATCTTGTAGGGTAGAACAATCGTCTCTTGGTAAATGGTACTAAGCGAAGTCAGGCTTTCACAAACTTAGCTGAAATCTTATATggttaaaattattaaaactgatCTGAAATAATACTGTGTCATTGGAGTAATTACAGACTTGTCCAATTTTctacttgctttctatggctttagtctAGGGTGTGAAGTatcttaatgcttttaaatttcccCCTGACTTacctaaaataaacaatttctctgcttctagttgATAAACTCACgtttgacttcactatattataATCTCTCactacttttagctgaaaaatgcctccagatgacatcacctggaggatttttattttatttttttggtcattaggagttcagatgatgtcatctggaggagctctgaaaAAAGCAGGTTTACCATAATTACAACATCCTTAGTAAGagcatcatctgaactgaaggttcctccaagtgatgtcgtatggaggcattttccagctagaagtagagagattttaatatagtgaagtcaaaggtgagtttaatggcatttaggtacatgtactacccaaactagaaccaaaagaaacaagtacAAAATCAAGAAGGCGTCTTTTAACAAAGCCacttagctttttttttcttcccaatTAACTATAGCATCAGCTGATGACATCAGTGAGGCgtctcttttgtgtgtgtttttatctgcGTTCCTTGTGTCCCGGTCTCTGCAGGTCCCGTCTCACTCCTCACCATGTGGACCAATCGCATCACTACAGCCAACTCCAGGAAGCACCAAGAGTTTGTTGGAAGAGCGAGCTCTGTCAATAACAAGTTTGAGTTGTACCAGCAcctgaaagaagaaaatgggTGTGTAACATGTAAATGTCCAGCCTCTTTATGGGTGTAACACTGTTAGGATTAACACTGTCCATGTAGACAGTATGTAGCAGGTTTTACTCATATCTGTGTAATGTAATCATTTCTCTTGTTCTCAGGATGGATGTTCATGAAAATGGCAAAGCCTCTAGATGATGTCTCCATGGTGATTATGGATCAGTGTTTTTCAGACTTTGGATTCCTCatcaaaatacaatttacagtgAACTTTACCCTAATGAgaaatttataaatgttttttttttttaactcataaTTTTGTAGATAATGCTGTTCACATATTGTGTAACACAATAAATGATGTCAGTAGAAAACATTGCTGTCGGCTTCTGCACAAACAGTGTGGAAGTgatgaattattcattttacaaTGATTTATCCATATAATACTAAACAAATACCTGACAGTAAAAACCTGTGTAGTAAATTAAATTGTTGCTGCTCTGTTTACAGATATACACACCAAGATTAatcaaaatctaaaaatcaGTGACAACTTTTGAATAATGAAAACTTTCACCATTTATTTCTGGAACTCTTGCTCCCAGTCTTTGTGTGACAGGTTAACCCACAGTGTTAGTTGAGGTGGGGCCAGTTCAGGTTGGACCAGTAAAGGTTGTCcacatctgtctctctttgAAAAGATACTTCTCTTTAAAAAGGTCCATCTTCAGAGGAAGCTCTATATGTAGCGCTGGCTGAATGTTTTGGGTTATCATCATGCAGTATGAAGTGATGCCCTCTCACTTTTGCAGCGTTTGGCTGACTCTGAGCACAACGTATAACCCTGTACATTTCAGAATTCATCCTGCTACTTTTATCAGGAGTCAGGTCATCAATAACCAACAAAGCCGtctatataattattatttagtcTGGGTTGTAAAAAGTGCTTTCACTTGAATCTACAATGAAATTGTGGTGAAGAATAAGGCTGATAATTATCATCATGATCCTCTCAGTGAATGGCCACATAATGAAGGCTAGACCCTACATGTTAACTTCTGGGTGTAGTGTGTGGCTCCTGAGCAGGAGGGGGAGCAGTTGGTTCACGAGCGCTAGTGCCCTTTAATGTTGGAATTGAAACTGAGTAATTCAAAATTGGTGTAACTAATAAAAGTCTAGTTAGGATtcttaaagttaaaatgtttgttgcaTTTTTGGCATTTGAGGGTCTTTAAATGAGGGAATGCTCATTTGAGGTGGTGGGGGTGATGATGGGGATATTGAAGTACATCTGCAATTaatagtaatttattttttattgaacagATAAAACTAATATCGTATTCAAGGCTTGGCTGTAAAAAATAGGCaccaaaaacaagcaaagatatggaaaataacGATGCTGAGACTCCAGACTATaataatgttaaaagaaaataatgtaaagaaatgattcttttatCATTGGCTTCACCAAGTTTCAATACAATAGGGAGTAGATATctttactttaacttttaatttaaaacgaATCTCAAAAACAGCCTTTTTCCACCTACAgaacttttctaaaaataggagcatcctgtctcaaagtgaagctgaaaaactggtccatgcatttgttagtTCTAGGTTACactactgtaattccttacTTTTGGGAATCCACAGTAACTCCCTGAAAAGCCTACAATCAATCCAATATGCTGCAGTAAGAGTTCTGAAAGGAACTACgcagcaagagagatcatatttcaccttcactagcttttctccattggcttcccattaaatatAGAATAGAATTGAAAACCCTCCTTACgtataaagctctaaacggtcaagctccatcataacTAagagacctcatagttccacatcatcccagtagaccccttcgatctcagaatgcaggcctacttgtggttcccagaatatctaaaaagtagaatgggagcagattcgggaagcagacatcTCTACTtctaagtctaggcttaaaaccttcctctttaataaagcttatagttagttatagttatgctgccataggctcagactgctgggggacccacccccccaatgcattagctcctttcctcctcttgaccctctctcctctcctctcaccccacaattgtcaccactgtatgacattaacaatgtgtgttttctcccgtagttgtccttgtccttctctgtccctttctgcaggtgtccccggccttggagctgtgtgtttccagtgtgcagctactgatcctaccaaccCGCCTGaagtttgttgttgctttttgttgctcttttcttttctctctccactttccactcaccccaacccgTCTAGACAGATGGCCGGCCGCCCTGAGCCTAGTTCTGCAGGagatttcttccattaaagggaattgagtttttcctctccactgttgcctaaggCTTGcttaagggggatttgttgggttgcctctacatacttgtatagtctggactttattatgtaaaatgccttgagatgacttttttgtgaattggcgttatataaataaagttgaattgaaaattgaactAATTAACTTATCCAGGTCCAGGTGTGTTTTCAGCTGAGCTGTTAATGTGGTCTGTGACTCAGTCTGAATTGTTGTTACATTTAGCTGTGTCATCACATCCTGATGAATTCCAGGTGGAGCTGGGGATAGATGTTGAAGGGTCTCCATTTGCTGAGTTAGCGATAATTGCTCATTATATATGAGGTTGGTGACACATCTGGAAACAGCTGAGTGGACTGTATGTTGTTTGATGATGGAGGTGGCGCTGGTGACTGACTTCAGTAACAGGACATCATTAAAATCCTCTGTGGAGgtgacagagaaacagatggGAGGTAATTGGGTGTTGGTTTGGCGGTGGTGtggtccttttttaaaatgcaacacaagTGAAAAACATGAGTTCTACGATGGCAATTAGTGATAAAAGGATATGAAACtagaaaaaagcatttccaaaagtAAATGCACTGCTAATGCTTAAATTTTGAAACGATTTTTCTAAGAATTGTTGAAAAGATAACTATTATAAAAATGATAGAAGTTAGCCAAACACGGACATACATGTCTTTAAAAGGCTGAACATTTGGATATGTGAACGGTTTCTGAAGCTGAATGTAGCTGCATTAGTCAAAtgccaaaaaagtaaaatgtaaagaaaaataacaataaagattGTTATTCTAATCTAATCTGGATGTAATGTTATTCCTTACTTGGTCTTTTCATTGCGATGCAGGTGCAAGACAGGTTAATGTATTTAACTAGCAAATGCAAAGCTGATGAAATGTGTTGTATTATCAGTGGATCAAATGAAAAGATGTAACTTTCAACAGCAAGGAGCACTTTGGTGCCTTTCAGGACATTGCAGCATGGATGCAGCAGTAGCCAAATTTAGCAACACGCCACTGTAGTAGTGTAATAGTtccacatcatcccagtagaccccttcgatctcagaatgcaggccatACATTTCCTTCTGGaattgaggaaaataaaaatcagttaatGCAGCCAcatccatttttcttttgcaggtTTTTATGGCATCTCTAACACAGTCCTTTGTTTTCCAAGTCATCCATTGctcatatttctcatatttcatTCTCTGCATTAGCCCATATGTTCTTCCATTCATATACCCTCTGAGCTCCATTCAGCTGTGGGCTCGTTATCCAACAGGGTCAGTTCATTCAAACATATGACCTGAATGACTAAGCTCCCAGAACAATCCCATGTAGTCATATAGAAGTCAACAGCAGCAGACTTACCCTGTGAGCTCACTGTGGGCTGACTTTCTGACTCAGTGTGGTCTCCTTCTGGTGAGGTCGGAGGGTCAGACGAGTGGTGAGCGAGTCTCTGTCTGTGGCCTCATGTGTCAGTGTGGAAATGACACTGGAAGAGACTGGGGTCAGTAGCAGTGAAGGGTAAACCTTGTGAGagcatgtctttaaaaaaagacttcatGATGTATCTGTCGTGACTTCTAATTTTTCCTCACTGCAGCAAGAGGCTTGAAGAACAGGTTTGATATTCATGGTAGAAAGCACAGTTTGCTTTCGCAGCCAAAATACATACAGAATGTGTGGAAACTTGTTGACTACTCTGATGAGCAATAATTTTATGACCAGTGAAAGGTGAAGTGATTAAAACTGATCATCTCATTCTAATGGCACCTGAAAGAGGTTGGCCTATATAAACATAGTCCACATGTTGGAAGCAGAAAACACGGGCAAATGTAaagattttagattttgtgGGACACTCTTGTTCTTCAGTGGTCAGGACCCATCACACGTGGTTCAAGGAAGGAGAACCGGTGAACCAGGGACACGATCATGGGTAGCCAAGGCTTATTGATCCATCAGGGCAGCGAAGGCTGGCGCATGCAATCAGATCCATTAGAGGAGCTACTGTAGCTCCAATTGCTGAAAAAGTTAAAGCTCATTCCACCAGAAAAATATCAGAACACACCGTTGGTTGCAGTTTGTTGAGTATGAGGTTGCTTATTCTCAGACTGGCCATGCTAACACTTTTCCATTGTCAAAAGCATATAAAATGGACATTTGAGCATTAGAACTGGATTATGTAGAAAGGGGAAGCCTGGTCTGATGACTCACATTTAGTCGCATGCTTGCTTACCTGGGAAAGAGATGCCACCGGGATCCATTATTGGTAAGCCAGTGGAGCtagtgtgtttctttgtctaCGCTGTTAAACCTTGTTAAACCTACTTCACGAGTGGTGTATGTGCACACCTGATAAACGTGCCAGACGCTCTTTTGGTTTCCACACCTCCTAACAGGAATATCTGGCTTGGACACTGCCAGAAGTTGAACTTTCTTCACTAGCCTGTCATTTGGTGCTCAAATTGTTACCATGTTTAAAATTTCTCGGTTTATTTATGACAATGCTGTCGTCTTTCTGCAGCTGTGAAGACAACAAGTCTGTAGTCTGAAGCTGCCCCAAGGCCGACAAGGTTGTGGAAGGTTCCTGAACTACAGCACTACAGTTCAGTATAGATCTCTATTCATACCATGGGCCTGCGTGCTGCTACATGCTTACTATATTTTTCAAGTACTTTATCTAAACGTGCATAAACATGTACACACTTCACACACTAAAGCATTCTGCAAATATACACCCGACATAAATGTTTTCAATCTTTGTGCTTGTACTGATCTAACTAGCTCCAAAACTCAACCTGTAATAACTTGAGCTCACAACCAGTTTTGTAGATACATAAAACTTGACACAGACGAGATAAGCCCTAATTTTTTGAAAGTGTGGACCATGTGCTTGTATTTTGGGAATTTGACTACAATAGGTGTCATATGTAGGTAAAAAAACTATAACTCTCTGGTCACCACAAGCTTTACTGATATGAATGATATGACTCACAAACTTAGCGTCATGACAGGCGACCCCTGCCCTAATCTGCACAATGTTTAAACCACCCTAACACACTTTGAAGGTGCTTTTAATTCCTAtgacatacaaataaaaaaagttcaaaCTGTGTGGTTTAACTCAGCCTCACATCACGTTATCTGCTTAGGCTAAGGTGCCATGGCTGGTCCCACAAACGTGGATATAAGTTTCCAGTTACAAATTACAGAATATCTGAAAATTAATTTGACATGGTGTCTCATCGAACTGTTCTTGTATCCCAGCAAACAGATGCAGTCAAGAGTTACAGGGTTTAGCTGAAGTAAAAGGTAACCTCCCCCCTCAGAGCAGCACTAGTATCCTTGTTAGACTCTAagctaaataatatttaaattgatCTGTTGATTATACTTACACCTAAACTCTCATGAAAAGATCAACTGAATTGATGACTACTAACAAGTATCTTCCAGCCAAAAGTGATACTTTGTGCCATGGATCTCCCAAACTATTCAGAAACCACTCATTAGAagaaacattaacattcatGAGTGGCACATGTGCACAATGATAAATTTCATATTCATTCTTTTGGTCTCTACAACTTCTAACAAGCATGTCTGGCTCGTACACTGCCAGAAGTTCCAGTTTCTTCACCACAGTCACAGTGTTTAAGTTCCTCTGTTGATTTGTTATGGTGCACTTTTAAAGAGAACCCTGAGAAGTGGCAGAGATCATCCAAGATTGATCAAGACAAAGTACTCTAGCCATCACAACAATGTTGTCCTCTAAGTGCAGCTGTGAAGACAACAAGTCTGTAGTCTGAAGCTGCCCCAAGGCCGACCAGGTTGTGGAAGGTTCCTGAACTACAGCACTACAGTTCAGTATAGATCTCTATTTTTCATACCATGGGCCTGCGTGCTGCCACATGCTTACTATATTTTTCAAGTACTTTATTTAAACGTGCATAAACATGTACACACCTCACACACTAAAGCATTCTGCAAATATACACCTGATATAAATGGCTTCAATCTCTCTTCTTGTACTGACCTAACTAGCCCAAAAACACAACCTCTATTAACTTGagctcaaaataaaatgttacagatGCTAAAATTTGACAAGCCCTTATTTtttgacagacaaaaaaatctgCTTGTATAACGGGAATATGAATATACAATAGGTTTTATTAGTAGGCAGCATCATTTCAGTAGCCTTCTGGTCATCACAAGGTTTACTTATGCTACTTATTATTCTGTAAATGTTCATTACAAAACTAGATTTACAAGATTTACAAGATGATGAGGTACAGCCTCTGGCATTATTCACATGTGCTGTCGCTCAAGGCAtcattacaacttttttttgtcacaaaGACTGGCAGgagaaatttttattttttttaatttaaatgttatatttgtcTGACAGATGTCAGACGGAGCTCCAACTTCACTAGTATCAcgatgaaaaaaagaaatttcactttttcattgcTCTCATCATCTGTTCATCTGCCTCTGGCACATGATGAACACAGAGGAATTTTCTGCACTTTTCCTGTCGCTTGACCTGGAGAAAGTTTGTGAAAACTTGCGTTTCCACTTCGAGTTGCCTGTTTAGCAAAAAGGGTTAAAAAGACAGCCGGATGCCCCTACACCCTCAGGATAAGTAGCTGTGCCTCCTCCTCACTGTTGTCACAGTTGGCTTTGAGGATCTCAAACTTGTATCTTCAACGCTTTCTAAAGGCTCTACAGGTAGCTGAACATTTGCCATTTTAATCGTGATTAGGAGAGAAACCCATTTCACATTTATTCCTACAGGGGTTCACTCTCAGGTCATAAGAAAAAGGACTTCTTGTTGTTGCATTGTCTAGTTTAGGAAACAAAGGTAAGTTGTATTTGCTGTCCTGGCAGATAAACTGTGGAATGCTTTACTCTGCAGTCTACACAACTACTTCTATGTTCAATATTCTTCTATATAACAAATTGAAACACTGCCCTATAACACCTGGTATAGCTGATGTGTGGCAAATTATGACAAATTAGATGGGaaggaaattgtgtttgtgtgggcagCAGTGGTGCTTTAAACTCCTAAATTAAGAATACATCTTGTATTTAATGTATAATTCTGATGATAATGTTAATACtattatgtgtgtatatatatgtatgtgtaggCATGCGTATGCTTGAAAATAGAACTCTTacgcaccttcctatgcacttaaatctattaaatcaaaagaaaatcaaaaaatctaaaaaaataaataaactcctTTCTggtctttcttgcacttgcatctcttgatatgtaaacacttttctgataggactttgctctgatgttttctgcttgacttagatttttgctgccttgtacctcatttgttTGCTTGgaataaaagcgtctgctaaatgactaaatgttaatgtaatgtaaatgtaatgtaaacttGTGCGGATACACGAGTGCATatatgcatgtacagtacacataGATGGGTGAGGCTCTTGTGTGCTGAACAGAAAGCTGACAGCaacatgagaaaatgtttgtgtcacATGAATAATCAAATTGTAATGTAGTGGATTTACTCTTtgaactttaaaattaaaaagtagagACGGGCACATGAAGGCTTGtcaaattagaaaatgaattgTACGTCTTTTGATTTGTATAATTTTGTCCTATCTGTCAAATAATTTGATTAATGTTATTTAATGGTAggtcttaaatatttaaaatgttaatcatGTATTACAATTTTAGGTATAAACCTAGATTGATTCTATTTCTAGCCAAAAAGGGAATATGCTTACAGGTACACACGTATTCCACACCTAAGGTTAGGGTTAAAATCACAATGGGTAGAATtgtttgttgtcatggtgactGCATATCAAACTTGTTTCCATAAAAATATCTGCTAGTTTCATCACATTGCTTTACATACGCTGCCTTATAAGACATTCGTATGTCCATCATTGTTGAAGATAGACATGTGTTTCATCCACACAGACAACGATGGCGGTGAACTGGCCAGGACTTCTGGCCATAGTAGTGTTCTACATGGCTGTACTGTGCATTGGCATCTGGGCATCTAGGAAGTCCAAACGTGAGGAAAGCAAGTGCACAGGAAACCGCAGTGAAGTTGCAATGGTTGGAGGAAGGAACCTAAACATCTGGGTCAGCATCTTCACTATGACAGGTACACTGAGGACGGTGGTTGTTATCGTAACAAAAGTATCTTAAAAATCAATCTACAATTGGTGGAACTTTAATTTTCCTTATCAATGGTTTGCAGCCACTTGGGTGGGAGGAAACTATATTTTGGGTAATGCTGAGGTGGTCTACGATCCAACAAAAGGGCTGGTGTGGGCCATCGGGCCCATTGGCTACTCCATGAACATGATTTTAGGTGAGTAAGGTCTAATTCAACATCAGAAACAGCGGTGTTATACATTACACTTTCCAATAAATGTTACCAAAAAAGCTTGTAGTTGACTGTCTCGTAATACTTAggtatttaaagtaaaaatgtttctctgtgtgtgatttaaGGTGGACTTTTCTTTGTCAAACCTGTTCGGTCAAAGAACTATGTAACCCTAATGGACCCATTACAAGAGAAATACGGCAACACTGTAGCTGCTGTTCTTTTCATCCCCGCTCTCCTGGGAGATATCTTGTGGATAGCAGGTGTTCTTGGTGCACTGGGTAAATTAGAAACAATGACTTGTATGAAACAGATAATTGATTTTAAGCGTTTACATTAAA from Channa argus isolate prfri chromosome 21, Channa argus male v1.0, whole genome shotgun sequence carries:
- the ints13 gene encoding integrator complex subunit 13 isoform X2, with the protein product MKMFSVSHKTVFVVDHCPYMAESSRQQVECDVLTKSRAQGVIPLAPVSKSLWTCAVECSMEYCRILYDIYPKDKVVNYIVSDSEFHILNSWRQEEQSTHELMSALAAVGPPNPREDPECCSILHGLVAAVESLCKITELQHERRTTLMDTAERVANRGRIICLTNAKSDTHVRMLEDCIQETILEQNKLAAGSDRLMAIQQCDLVLIHIHPQGEDTLVSDRPKKEISALLTSEVHSVRAGRHLATKLNILVQQHFDLASTTITNIPMKPTLNVCEQEEQHANTSANYDVELLHHRDAHLEFFKSGDLHMAGTSTRENGLKETVTLKWCTPRTNSIELHYCTGAYRISPTDVNSRPSSCLTNFLLNGRSVLLEQPRKSGSKVISHMLSSHGGEIFLHVLNSNRSTLEDPPSISEGCGGRVTDYRITDFGEFMRENRLTPVSESSHDSSEKLPVDRAKAQLERHTRYWPMIISQTTIFNMQAVVPLANLIVKETLTEEDVLTCQKTVYNLVDMERKNDPLPISTVGSRGKGPKRDEQYRIMWNELETLVKTHAGATDRHQRVLDCIIACRSKPPEEEERKKRGRKREDKEDRTEKNGSKDTDDKSWQDSERLKGLLDKEDHESEVIKDSPDSPEPLNKKPRLSTEEVHPPERAKGPVSLLTMWTNRITTANSRKHQEFVGRASSVNNKFELYQHLKEENGMDVHENGKASR
- the ints13 gene encoding integrator complex subunit 13 isoform X1; the encoded protein is MKMFSVSHKTVFVVDHCPYMAESSRQQVECDVLTKSRAQGVIPLAPVSKSLWTCAVECSMEYCRILYDIYPKDKVVNYIVSDSEFHILNSWRQEEQSTHELMSALAAVGPPNPREDPECCSILHGLVAAVESLCKITELQHERRTTLMDTAERVANRGRIICLTNAKSDTHVRMLEDCIQETILEQNKLAAGSDRLMAIQQCDLVLIHIHPQGEDTLVSDRPKKEISALLTSEVHSVRAGRHLATKLNILVQQHFDLASTTITNIPMKPTLNVCEQEEQHANTSANYDVELLHHRDAHLEFFKSGDLHMAGTSTRENGLKETVTLKWCTPRTNSIGGNELHYCTGAYRISPTDVNSRPSSCLTNFLLNGRSVLLEQPRKSGSKVISHMLSSHGGEIFLHVLNSNRSTLEDPPSISEGCGGRVTDYRITDFGEFMRENRLTPVSESSHDSSEKLPVDRAKAQLERHTRYWPMIISQTTIFNMQAVVPLANLIVKETLTEEDVLTCQKTVYNLVDMERKNDPLPISTVGSRGKGPKRDEQYRIMWNELETLVKTHAGATDRHQRVLDCIIACRSKPPEEEERKKRGRKREDKEDRTEKNGSKDTDDKSWQDSERLKGLLDKEDHESEVIKDSPDSPEPLNKKPRLSTEEVHPPERAKGPVSLLTMWTNRITTANSRKHQEFVGRASSVNNKFELYQHLKEENGMDVHENGKASR
- the ints13 gene encoding integrator complex subunit 13 isoform X4 produces the protein MKMFSVSHKTVFVVDHCPYMAESSRQQVECDVLTKSRAQGVIPLAPVSKSLWTCAVECSMEYCRILYDIYPKDKVVNYIVSDSEFHILNSWRQEEQSTHELMSALAAVGPPNPREDPECCSILHGLVAAVESLCKITELQHERRTTLMDTAERVANRGRIICLTNAKSDTHVRMLEDCIQETILEQNKLAAGSDRLMAIQQCDLVLIHIHPQGEDTLVSDRPKKEISALLTSEVHSVRAGRHLATKLNILVQQHFDLASTTITNIPMKEEQHANTSANYDVELLHHRDAHLEFFKSGDLHMAGTSTRENGLKETVTLKWCTPRTNSIELHYCTGAYRISPTDVNSRPSSCLTNFLLNGRSVLLEQPRKSGSKVISHMLSSHGGEIFLHVLNSNRSTLEDPPSISEGCGGRVTDYRITDFGEFMRENRLTPVSESSHDSSEKLPVDRAKAQLERHTRYWPMIISQTTIFNMQAVVPLANLIVKETLTEEDVLTCQKTVYNLVDMERKNDPLPISTVGSRGKGPKRDEQYRIMWNELETLVKTHAGATDRHQRVLDCIIACRSKPPEEEERKKRGRKREDKEDRTEKNGSKDTDDKSWQDSERLKGLLDKEDHESEVIKDSPDSPEPLNKKPRLSTEEVHPPERAKGPVSLLTMWTNRITTANSRKHQEFVGRASSVNNKFELYQHLKEENGMDVHENGKASR
- the ints13 gene encoding integrator complex subunit 13 isoform X3, with the translated sequence MKMFSVSHKTVFVVDHCPYMAESSRQQVECDVLTKSRAQGVIPLAPVSKSLWTCAVECSMEYCRILYDIYPKDKVVNYIVSDSEFHILNSWRQEEQSTHELMSALAAVGPPNPREDPECCSILHGLVAAVESLCKITELQHERRTTLMDTAERVANRGRIICLTNAKSDTHVRMLEDCIQETILEQNKLAAGSDRLMAIQQCDLVLIHIHPQGEDTLVSDRPKKEISALLTSEVHSVRAGRHLATKLNILVQQHFDLASTTITNIPMKEEQHANTSANYDVELLHHRDAHLEFFKSGDLHMAGTSTRENGLKETVTLKWCTPRTNSIGGNELHYCTGAYRISPTDVNSRPSSCLTNFLLNGRSVLLEQPRKSGSKVISHMLSSHGGEIFLHVLNSNRSTLEDPPSISEGCGGRVTDYRITDFGEFMRENRLTPVSESSHDSSEKLPVDRAKAQLERHTRYWPMIISQTTIFNMQAVVPLANLIVKETLTEEDVLTCQKTVYNLVDMERKNDPLPISTVGSRGKGPKRDEQYRIMWNELETLVKTHAGATDRHQRVLDCIIACRSKPPEEEERKKRGRKREDKEDRTEKNGSKDTDDKSWQDSERLKGLLDKEDHESEVIKDSPDSPEPLNKKPRLSTEEVHPPERAKGPVSLLTMWTNRITTANSRKHQEFVGRASSVNNKFELYQHLKEENGMDVHENGKASR